The Corynebacterium sphenisci DSM 44792 genome includes the window CGAGCGGCTGCGCCCGGAGGCGCTCTACGACGCCTTCGTGGACTTCCGGGAGTCCCTGGGCATGCGGGTGCTGCCGCTCACCGGGGGTGAGCCGCCGATCGCCGGGCTGCGCGAGACCCTCGCCGGCGGCGGGGTGGTCTGCCTGCTCGGGGACCGGGACCTCGCCGGCGACGGGGTGCCGGTGGAGTTTTTCGGCGAGGCCGCGACCATCCCCGCCGGGGCGGCGGCGCTGGCCCGGGAGACCGGGGCGGCGCTGCACGTGGTGGACCTGTTCTTCGACGGCCCCGGCCGCTGGGGGATCCGGATCCGGCCGGAAATCGCCGTCGCCGGCCGCCCGGTCCCCGAGATCGTCGCCGAGCAGGCGGCGCAGATGCAGGAGGCGATTGCCGCCCACCCCGAGGACTGGCATCTGCTGCAGCCCTTCTGGCCCGCCGACCGGCGCGGGGGGCGCTGAGATGCGGATCGGCATGGTGTGCCCCTACAGCTTCGACTACCCCGGCGGGGTGCAGGC containing:
- a CDS encoding phosphatidylinositol mannoside acyltransferase, whose translation is MRARPARGREELAALGYLAGWRVLGLLPEAPVLRAGYAIADRMAARDGGPAQLRRNLARVTGRAPGAVPDRLVRASLRSYLRYWVEAFRLPRMASPDLTARIGAGLTGAGHFDASHARGRGVVLVTTHSGNWDMAGTWLIDRVGGFTTVAERLRPEALYDAFVDFRESLGMRVLPLTGGEPPIAGLRETLAGGGVVCLLGDRDLAGDGVPVEFFGEAATIPAGAAALARETGAALHVVDLFFDGPGRWGIRIRPEIAVAGRPVPEIVAEQAAQMQEAIAAHPEDWHLLQPFWPADRRGGR